CACCTTCTTGCGCAGGTAGAAGCCGAGCCCCAGCGCCAGGAAGACGAAGCCCAAGACGAAGCCCCCGATGCCCGTCAGCATCTTGCTGCGGGTGGCGTCCGGCGGCATCTCTGGGGGGTCCgcagggctcagcacccccaaaacctctcaccgacacccccagcccctcgcAGCGCCCTCCCTGTGGCCCCCGGCCCAGCCAGGACCCCCTGAAACCTCCCCCCGATCCCTTGTTGGGCTCCCCGGGAGTCACCAAAGCCCCTCCCGTCCCTCccaggatcccacagccccctcccagtgtccccccagggctgcaggacccccaaagcctctcccagtcacacccaggacccccaaactcCTTCCCAGTCACACCCAGCACCCGAAACCCCCTCCCAGTCACACCCAGCATCGCCTaaacccccaaactccctcccagtgcccaccaggacccccccaaccccaccccaccctccccagcatcGCCTaaaccccttcccagcccttgcccagcccccagcccctctcccagttccagcccagctccctcccagtggctcccagcacagcccagtggctCTGCCAGCGCCCCCAGGGGCTCCCCCGTatcccagtgcagctcaggagctgctccaggctgacgTGCTCCACCTGGCTGGTGTAGGTGAGCCCGCGCCGGGGGGGAgagtttccagcagctccaggagctggtagGTCCAGTCCCCGTTGGGGACCACGTCGGTGGCCACCACGTGCTCCgagagctcctgctggccctggaaccACCTCACCTGGATGTGGGCAGGGTAGAAATCCATGACGAAGCGGAGCAGGCGGCTGGGGCCGGGCTGGGAGCTCGAGGGGGATGCCAGCGAGATGGAAACGCTGGGGGGCActgtgggagagagagagagcagggacatACTGGGATcagctggggggcactgggagagagaggggagggctggggtgggcaggagagggactgggaatggactgggagggactggggatggactgggaatggagtGGGAATTCAATGGTAATGTACGGGAATGGACTGGAGGgggactggggagggactgggagcgactgagaatggactgggagggactgggatggcactgagaGAATGGGAGGGGGTGAGTGTCCCTCGGATTGAGGATGGTGCTCTGGGACTGGAGGCggactggggagggactgggagcgaCTGAGAatggactgggagagactgggatggcactgagaGAAATGGGAGGGGGTGAGCGTCCCTCGGATTGAGGATGGTGCTCTGGGAATGAAGTAGGAATGAAGTGGGAGGGACTGAGGAGGCACTAGAAGGGatctgggaatggactgggaggaactgggatggaactgggaatgACGTGCGCGGCGCTGCGAGGCCCAGTCCATCGCAGGGCCCTCTAATCTAATCCTCCTAGCAACAGATGGGTCATCGGAGCGACGCGCTCTGATTGGCTGAGAGGCGTTATCTCCACGCTCAACCGAGATGGACGCGCCGTGGAGCGCTGGGAGTGACCGGGATGGACTCGGAcggactgggatgggctggagtaGCCACGGCGGGGGAGGTcactgggagggagaggatgtcCCGGTGATGGGCACAAGGAGGGCTGCGGGCTCTGGGGCGATTCCCAAATTCGAGGGATtctgggaatttcaggagctccagggtcattggcagggcagggcccgAGGGGACGCGCTCTGCCCCGCGCTCCCCTCGGCGCTCCACCGTTGTGAACGGGGCATAAAGCTCGTAGTTTCGCCGGCAGAGCATGTCCACCATCTGAACCGGGTGGCTGTACAAGCGCTTGGCATTCATCTCCCCATAGGGGGTGAACCCCACGTACACCCCGACGTCGCTGTCCAATATCAGGAACTGCTCCCGGTTGTAGATGTACCTGGCCACGAACCTCATCTTCTCCGTACTGTTAATGAAATGACACTCGGACTTTCCCATGAACTGGAACACCCCTGTGAGTGCAGGACCCAGGTCAGGGGATGCgcacccagcaccaccagagcTCTGGGGGCCACCTCAGATCCCCactctgcatcccctgtgcccCACGGCCGCCACAGGACCCTCCTGCCCGCAATGCCGCTTCCTCTTTGCCACCCTTTCCCATCCTCTCCCCTCCTACCTCCGGCCGCTCTCCAAATCACTTCTGGggtcccatttccccattttcccacaaATCCGTGAATCCCCAGGCCCCTCGGTCTCAGTTTTCGGGActcctcctccccttttcccccttctccccccctGTCCCACCGCCTCCCGACCCCCCGCTCACCCGAGAGCTCCGCGCCCGCAGCCGggggggctcccagcaccaccagtgccaccagtccgGCCCCGGCTGCCGCCCCTCGCCCCACGGTCAGCGCCGGGCAGGGGCCGCAGCCCCGAAGCAGCCGCGCTGCGCTGGGAGCACCAgtccggagcggggcgggctcggcagcgccgcgcgcTCCCATTGGCTCCCGCCACTGCTGGGGAGCCGAGCTCACAGGCTCTGCCACACAACTGATGAGTCATCA
This region of Haemorhous mexicanus isolate bHaeMex1 chromosome 32, bHaeMex1.pri, whole genome shotgun sequence genomic DNA includes:
- the LOC132340601 gene encoding HLA class II histocompatibility antigen, DQ beta 2 chain-like isoform X1, translated to MSLLSLSPTVPPSVSISLASPSSSQPGPSRLLRFVMDFYPAHIQVRWFQGQQELSEHVVATDVVPNGDWTYQLLELLETLPPGAGSPTPARDAAGRHPQQDADGHRGLRLGLRLPGAGARLLPAQEELLSRRRPQPLPVGSGPAGTPRSVPAPLILGGPVCPPSPAGALPPPSARSQCSQ
- the LOC132340601 gene encoding HLA class II histocompatibility antigen, DQ beta 2 chain-like isoform X2, whose translation is MDFYPAHIQVRWFQGQQELSEHVVATDVVPNGDWTYQLLELLETLPPGAGSPTPARDAAGRHPQQDADGHRGLRLGLRLPGAGARLLPAQEELLSRRRPQPLPVGSGPAGTPRSVPAPLILGGPVCPPSPAGALPPPSARSQCSQ